The Phacochoerus africanus isolate WHEZ1 chromosome 15, ROS_Pafr_v1, whole genome shotgun sequence genome has a segment encoding these proteins:
- the ZNF488 gene encoding zinc finger protein 488 — MEAGKGALRSPSAENRWQLSEPEQGRGRKPVLLEKTNHLGSEAAPDSGGQDEACAEMVLSAAPGKPRLGKLMPRKAFWEQGQSAFTEVPQLKKRLGGGQAREKEHSGPAGQPDLQQLTQDVPRDPAGSTFSSWPSGARGEQRSAFSKPARCPTGRQGPASVFRAGGCADTLGELLGLINTVDVTCWGRLSNSKLLVGDFWNLQTVPQNAPLCGTFLGAPTLWLKHTTAQMPTPSSSSSTASWALLPPTFTSLGLSTQNWCAKCNLSFRLTSDLVFHMRSHHKKEQAGPDLHSKKLREEALTCPICHEYFRERHHLSRHMTSHS, encoded by the coding sequence ATGGAGGCCGGGAAGGGAGCCCTGCGGAGCCCTTCAGCTGAAAACAGATGGCAGCTTAGTGAACCTGAGCAGGGCCGAGGCCGCAAGCCGGTGCTGCTGGAGAAAACAAACCACCTGGGCTCTGAGGCAGCCCCGGACAGTGGTGGCCAGGATGAGGCCTGTGCGGAGATGGTGCTGTCAGCAGCCCCAGGCAAGCCCAGGCTGGGAAAGCTGATGCCCCGGAAGGCTTTCTGGGAACAGGGGCAGAGCGCCTTCACGGAGGTGCCTCAGCTCAAGAAGAGGCTGGGGGGCGGGCAGGCCCGGGAGAAGGAACACAGTGGCCCTGCAGGCCAGCCTGATCTCCAGCAGCTGACCCAGGACGTCCCCAGGGACCCAGCCGGCAGCACCTTCTCTTCGTGGCCCAGTGGGGCTCGAGGGGAGCAGAGAAGCGCCTTCAGCAAGCCGGCCAGGTGTCCGACAGGGAGACAGGGGCCAGCCTCTGTCTTCCGGGCAGGCGGATGTGCAGACACCCTGGGGGAGCTGTTGGGACTCATCAACACAGTAGATGTCACTTGCTGGGGTCGACTTTCCAATTCCAAGCTTTTGGTGGGTGATTTCTGGAACCTGCAAACTGTGCCACAAAATGCTCCTCTCTGTGGCACTTTCCTGGGTGCTCCCACACTGTGGCTCAAGCACACCACTGCCCAGATGCCCACACCCTCGTCCTCTTCCTCCACAGCCTCCTGGGCCCTGCTGCCACCCACCTTCACCTCCCTGGGCCTGTCCACCCAGAACTGGTGCGCCAAGTGCAACCTCTCCTTTCGCCTGACCTCTGACCTGGTCTTCCACATGCGGTCCCACCATAAAAAGGAGCAAGCGGGGCCTGACCTACATTCTAAGAAGCTGAGAGAAGAGGCCCTCACATGCCCCATTTGCCACGAGTACTTCCGGGAGCGCCACCATCTCTCCAGGCACATGACTTCTCACAGTTAG